In the Natronoglycomyces albus genome, GAGAAGACGGTGTCGGTATCAGCCACGCTCGCCGCAAACGAAATCATCGCCGCCCGCAGGGCCGCGGGGCAAGACGTCCTCGCCCTGGCCTTCGGGGAGGCCGGTCTACCGGTACATCCGGCACTGATCGGTCAATTGGCCGCCTCCGCCGGGGAGGCGAACTATGGCCCGGTTGCCGGGATCGGTTCCGCTAGGGACGCGGTCGCTGGTTACTGGACCCGGCGCGAACTGACCACAGGAGCCGAACAAGTCTTGTTGGGCCCAGGGAGTAAGTCTCTTCTCTACGCCACACTGCATTCGCTGCAAGGGGACGTCGCGATTCCGCAACCAAGTTGGGTATCGTACGCCGCGCAGATCGAGCTACTGGGCCGCAAGGCCATCACGGTCCCGACTCTGCCTGGAGAGGGAGGGGTAACCGATCCGCAGGCGCTGGAGCAAACACTGCGCGACCAGCCCGGCATTACCGCGGTGGTGGCGACGCTGCCGGACAATCCGACTGGAACCATAGCCAGCAAGCAGACCGTCGAGAAGTTGGCCGAGGTCGCGCGCCGCCACGAGCTCGTCATCGTTTCCGACGAAATTTACCGTGACCTAGTCTTCGATCAGTCCAATGTGGTGAGCCCGGCTCAGTGGGCACCGGAACGCACCGTCGTGACGACATCGCTGAGTAAGAATTTGGCCCTGGGTGGCTGGCGTATAGGGGCGGCCCGGTTCCCAGGATCTCCTCTGGGCCAGAAACTGCGCGCGGCCGTCGCCTCCGCCGCCAGCGAAATGTGGTCAGCACCAGTAATGCCGATGCAACACGCTGCGGCATACGCGTGGTCTGACCCTACCGAACTAGTCGAGCGGGTTGGACAGTCGCGACAATTGCACGCGGCGGTGGCCCGCGCGGTGGCTGGCGTCTTCGCCCAGCATGGCGCGGCCATTCAGGAGCCGCAGGGAGGCTTTTACGTCTACCCCGATTTCGAGATGTTCCGCGAACGGCTTGAGGAAAGGTGGGGTATCGAGGACAGCGCGGGGCTGGCCCAGGTTTTGTTGGACGACTTCAACGTCGGGGTCCTACCGGGGTCCGCCTTTGGTGCGCCAACCGGCACGCTCACAGCGCGAGTGGCAACCAGCCAGTTGTACGGCAACGGCACCGAACAGCGATTGGCGGCCCTAGAGTCGGCTGATCCGGTGAAGCTTCCGTGGATTGAGGAGAAGCTTTCCCGCCTCGACTCGGTATTGGAAGACTTCTTGCGTTAACGTTTGATCCGAAGACCTGATCACACGGGCGGGAAAGGACCCGTCGCCCTCTAGGGGTGGCGGGTCCTTCGCGTGCGGTGTCGCGCAGCGGCCCTGGTCTCAGAGGTTCCCGTTCTCAAGGCCACGTTGTGGCGACAAGACGGCTATGTCGGACAGTAGACACACCAACAATAAGGGAACTGGCGAGCCCTCAGCATGCCTGGAGAGCAGTCGGTCGTCGCGGCACTTGGTATCTGCAAGGAGGCCGCTGGGACCATCGACTCCATCGTCACGACATACCGTGTGTTAGAGCCACCCTTGAACTGCGGAAATGACCGCGTAGATAGTGACGAACACCAAGACTAGGAAGAATACGGCCACCACGATTCCGATGACCCGTTGTACTTCCAGCTCGCTGCCTTCGCGAACCGGCCCCCGCCAACGGCCATAACGCCAATGGTCACGGCCCGGAGTCAAGTCGGACAGGTCTTCAAGCAGCACCGACAACTCGCCGCGACGGACCGCCTTCTTGGCGAGGTCTCGTCGGAGCCGGTATTCCTCGGGCCCCAGCCGCCCCCGCCGCCGGGCCATATTCAGTCGCCCCAAAGTGAATTTACGATCGTTCTTGGTAGCGCGTGTGGCATCTAGGCTCATGGTCGAACCTCCTCACCGCTGTTTTCTTCCATCATGACAGAAAACAACTACAGAAGTCGACCACAAGCCAGGCCTAAATTGAGTCGAGAACTCAAGTCACTCAACGAATTCGGTGATCTTGTGAGCCAACGTGATGTCTTTCTTGGTGACTTTGTTGCCCGCGTCGTGAGTGGTCGTGACAACGATGAGCTTGTTGTAAGTGAGGCTCAAGGTGGCGTGGTGATTGAGTTCTTCTTGAAACAAGCCGATCGCCGATACGACGGCGACTGCGAAAAGGTGGTTCGGAAACTCGAATTCCGCCGACAGCTTATTGTCCTCAAAGTGCCAACCAGGAAGGTTGGACAGTGCCAGTTCTACTTCACCTTGGCTCAACGGCTGGGTTGACATTGGTTCTCCCTCACAGTTTGTCGATGAGTGTGACCGTACCGGTATCGAGGTCATAACCAGCGCCGACCACCAGAATGTCAGCGTAGGCGGGCCGTCGCTTCAGGTCGGTGATGGTGCGCAGAACCTGAAGCCGCATCGCGTGGCTGGCTGCCTTTTTCGGGTCGGTCTCCTCGAGAGCTTGGGAAGCGGGCTGCCACAGCTGCTCGACCAAGTAGTTGGTTCGTGGGTCGTGAGTGTCCTCGGAGACGGCGTTCAACGCCGCGCTGATAGCGCCGCAGCGCTCGTGGCCCAGGACAACGATCAGAGGGACCTTTAGTTCGGCCACAATGAAGTCCAGCGAGCCCAAGGCGGCCCGATCGGGTACGTGACCGGCGGTGCGAACGACGGCGAGCTGCCCGAAGTTGCAATCGAAAACGCTCTCGGCGGTCACCCGAGAATCGACACACGTGAAGACGGCGGCCATGGGGTGCTGCTCGGGTGCGGCCGCTTGGGCGGCGACGATGTCGCGACGGAAACGGGGCTTGCCCTGGCGGAAACGTCCATTGCCCTCCAGCAACTGCTGAAGAGACGATTCGGCCTCAGACCACGACTGTTCAGTCTGGCCTGGTTGCTTGTCGAGGTAATAGTCTGGCACGTCAAAATCATCGCTGACCAGCCGCGACCGCGCAACTACTTCGGCCTAAAACGCGCGCAAAATCACGGTCAGACCAGGTGAGGCCGCAACGGTGAGAAAGCCTCTACACCGAGGGTGGGGCCATCATGATGATGGCCCCACCCTCGGTAACTGTATTCGTATCGCTGTGGGACGTGTCGGGCTCGAACCGACGACCGCCTGATTATGAGTCAGGTGCTCTAACCAGCTGAGCTAACGTCCCTCTTCCACGCATTTGCACCCGGTGTTCCTGCCACGGCAGTTTGATTCCAGGTTCGATTGGCTCCTAAACAGTCAACGAGAGCCGCTCCAGTTTCCGGGCCAAGCTTATGTTACTGGCGGGAGCCTAAAGATGGAATTCGGGTCCGAGGGTGGTGCGCTACCGCCGCCCGACAATTGTCCAGTTGGTGGTCGAGGGCGCCTTGGTTGAGGTGTCTGACCTGGTAGTTGAAGCCTTCAGGATCGGAGAGGTTGGTTTCGATGCGGATCG is a window encoding:
- a CDS encoding DUF1707 domain-containing protein; translation: MSLDATRATKNDRKFTLGRLNMARRRGRLGPEEYRLRRDLAKKAVRRGELSVLLEDLSDLTPGRDHWRYGRWRGPVREGSELEVQRVIGIVVAVFFLVLVFVTIYAVISAVQGWL
- a CDS encoding carbonic anhydrase — encoded protein: MPDYYLDKQPGQTEQSWSEAESSLQQLLEGNGRFRQGKPRFRRDIVAAQAAAPEQHPMAAVFTCVDSRVTAESVFDCNFGQLAVVRTAGHVPDRAALGSLDFIVAELKVPLIVVLGHERCGAISAALNAVSEDTHDPRTNYLVEQLWQPASQALEETDPKKAASHAMRLQVLRTITDLKRRPAYADILVVGAGYDLDTGTVTLIDKL
- a CDS encoding 4a-hydroxytetrahydrobiopterin dehydratase, with amino-acid sequence MSTQPLSQGEVELALSNLPGWHFEDNKLSAEFEFPNHLFAVAVVSAIGLFQEELNHHATLSLTYNKLIVVTTTHDAGNKVTKKDITLAHKITEFVE
- a CDS encoding pyridoxal phosphate-dependent aminotransferase — translated: MSVSATLAANEIIAARRAAGQDVLALAFGEAGLPVHPALIGQLAASAGEANYGPVAGIGSARDAVAGYWTRRELTTGAEQVLLGPGSKSLLYATLHSLQGDVAIPQPSWVSYAAQIELLGRKAITVPTLPGEGGVTDPQALEQTLRDQPGITAVVATLPDNPTGTIASKQTVEKLAEVARRHELVIVSDEIYRDLVFDQSNVVSPAQWAPERTVVTTSLSKNLALGGWRIGAARFPGSPLGQKLRAAVASAASEMWSAPVMPMQHAAAYAWSDPTELVERVGQSRQLHAAVARAVAGVFAQHGAAIQEPQGGFYVYPDFEMFRERLEERWGIEDSAGLAQVLLDDFNVGVLPGSAFGAPTGTLTARVATSQLYGNGTEQRLAALESADPVKLPWIEEKLSRLDSVLEDFLR